Genomic window (Vampirovibrionales bacterium):
GCTGCCTCGGCCAAAATAGGCGGCAATATTAAAAATCGAGTGCGGCGAATGTTCTAAAAACGCATCGTAATCGGCGATGGCCAATTCCAGTTTCTGGAGCTGATTGTACAGCGCCCCGCGTCCCATCAGCGCGCCCATCAGCCGTGGATTCAGCTTAAGGGCCTGATCGAGATCGGTGAGCGCCCCCACCGGATCGTTGCAAGTGAGGCGCAACACGCCCCGGTTGTTGTACGCGGTGGCCATGGCCGGGTCTAAATCCAGGGCGCGGTTGTAATAGCGCAGGGCAATGGGCTCGTTTTCAAAGCGGGATTGATAAATCCATCCCAGCCGAAAATACGTCTGCGCCAATCCGTCAACCGGCGGCAGATCCGGCGGAATCATCGCCATGGCCTTGGCCAGCGCCTGAATACAATGCGGACGTTCGCCCTGACCGTCGTAAAGATGCCCCAGCGTCAGCGCGGCGATAAATTCCAGATTCTCCAGAAAATAGGCCGTGCCAAACGTATTTTTGCATTCCGGCGCGATCAGTACCGTGCCGCTTTCCTGCCCCGTCATTGACAGGCAGGCGTGGGCGGGCTCGCGCTTTTCCTGTAAATTCAGCACCGAAAAACTGGCGTAATCGCCGGTATCGCTTCCCCAGACCATGAGGCTGGCCTGGGCCTGTCGCCCAAGGCGTTCGGCGTTGGCGTGGTCGTTGGCCAACAGTCGGGTGGAAATCAGCTTGACGTCGATTTCGGGCAGTCCCAGCACGGCTGCCGCGTGTTCGATGCCTGTTTTGAGCGCGGCGGCCAAATGCCGATCGCGAACCGAATCAGACGCAAGAAATTGCGCAATCGCGATGCGATATGCGGGTTGCGAGTTGGAAAACGACTTCCTCAAGAAGTTCAACATGGGCATACCCCTCAGAACCTTAACCTGGCGACGTCTGGCGCAAGCATCGCTCACAAACGCTACAGACAGGCCCGCATACGACGCGGTTTATGAGAACGCCAGCCATGCTGACGGTGTAAAACCGGCGATAAAGCGACTGTCCGAGGCTTTATCCCTATCGGACGCGCGCTTGCAAACTGAAGTCTTTGCTAAGATATTGTTACACAGCGCTTTTCAGACGCGCGGCCAAACGGAAGGCGCGCGAATCTTTTTAAGGCGTTGAACGTCACAACGTCACAAGCGCATGCGATTGCGATTTCACACTCGATGTCGCAACGTCGTGCGCCCCTTGTCGCCTAACCATAAGGATGCCCGTCTTGATGACTCCCGTCGCGTTTACGCGTTTCTCCCGCTTGTTGTCGCTGCGTCCGCGCCGTCTGACGGCAGGCGCGTTGTCTTTGCTGCTGGCCGCCCCGCTGACCTTGGGTCTGGGGGTTGCGCGCGCTGAGAATCCTGAACTTACGGTCTACAACCAGAATTTCGCCCTTGTTAAAGACTATCGCCCGATTG
Coding sequences:
- a CDS encoding tetratricopeptide repeat protein, which produces MPMLNFLRKSFSNSQPAYRIAIAQFLASDSVRDRHLAAALKTGIEHAAAVLGLPEIDVKLISTRLLANDHANAERLGRQAQASLMVWGSDTGDYASFSVLNLQEKREPAHACLSMTGQESGTVLIAPECKNTFGTAYFLENLEFIAALTLGHLYDGQGERPHCIQALAKAMAMIPPDLPPVDGLAQTYFRLGWIYQSRFENEPIALRYYNRALDLDPAMATAYNNRGVLRLTCNDPVGALTDLDQALKLNPRLMGALMGRGALYNQLQKLELAIADYDAFLEHSPHSIFNIAAYFGRGSAYARLGQYEEAIVDFEKALSLDPDDAIKAALLYSLANCLKNKALQSRMGDPPREEESALSDEDSLSQAIRHFQSSMALFQDEDDRANTLVEIASIYGEQGDALRAVELIDLALLRLQSFPNRQRAHHLRRQITLSMGDAISQAS